The proteins below are encoded in one region of Oncorhynchus masou masou isolate Uvic2021 chromosome 15, UVic_Omas_1.1, whole genome shotgun sequence:
- the LOC135556251 gene encoding mediator of RNA polymerase II transcription subunit 8-like, producing MQQREEKLLEASVESLISRVAHLKNALHSFIYKLENEYERLTWPSVLDNFALLSGQLNTINKLLRNEKTPSFRQQVIIPLLLSPDRDEELAKLTEQRVPVFSHEIVPDHLRTKPDPEVEEQEKQLSAEAARIGPEVAQKQIQTLNKLCSNLLEKLNNPRDDRDAESAAIRQNKPSFNTADTNALVAAVGFGKGLSKCRPPGPVASGHPGQGPMMSGGPTLQQVTIGGGSGQQQGMGPGAPQQQGQAGKMPSNIKTNIKAASSMHPYNR from the exons ATGCAG CAACGGGAAGAAAAATTACTGGAAGCATCCGTGGAATCCCTTATTTCCCGCGTGGCTCATCTCAAAAACGCCCTTCACAGTTTCATCTACAAGTTGGAAAACGAGTATGAACGACTGACATG gccctcagtGTTGGACAACTTTGCCCTCCTGTCCGGTCAGTTGAATACCATCAATAAACTGTTGAGGAATGAGAAGACACCATCTTTCCGTCAGCAGGTCATCATCCCCCTTCTGCTGTCTCCAGACAGGGATGAGGAACTGGCT AAACTGACAGAGCAGCGTGTGCCCGTGTTCAGCCATGAGATTGTGCCAGATCACCTGCGCACCAAGCCTGATCCTGAGGTGGAGGAGCAGGAGAAACAGCTGAGTGCAGAAGCTGCCCGGATAGGACCTGAGGTGGCACAG AAACAAATCCAGACACTGAATAAGCTATGCTCAAATCTACTGGAGAAACTGAACAATCCTCGAGATGACAGGGATGCAGAAAGTGCAG cTATACGGCAAAACAAACCATCATTCAATACCGCTGACACCAATGCACTGGTGGCAGCGGTGGGCTTTGGCAAGGGGCTTTCGAAGTGCAGGCCCCCTGGGCCCGTTGCCTCTGGTCACCCAGGACAAGGACCCATGATGAGTGGAGGTCCCACCTTACAGCAAGTTACCATTGGTGGGGGTTCAGGCCAGCAGCAAGGCATGGGGCCTGGTGCTCCTCAGCAACAGGGACAGGCAG GGAAAATGCCAAGTAACATCAAGACAAACATCAAGGCTGCCTCCTCAATGCATCCTTACAACCGATAA